The following are encoded together in the Salmonella enterica subsp. enterica serovar Choleraesuis genome:
- a CDS encoding quinol monooxygenase, which produces MLTVIADIRTRPGSHHREAVLNVFKKLVPVVLQEDGCHGYSPMVDHNANVDFQNTAPDSIVMIEKWESVEHLKAHLATPHMKAFSEQVKDDVLDMSIKILEDGI; this is translated from the coding sequence ATGCTGACAGTAATTGCTGACATTCGCACCCGTCCGGGTTCACATCATCGCGAAGCGGTACTGAACGTATTTAAAAAATTAGTCCCTGTCGTGTTGCAGGAAGATGGCTGCCACGGCTATAGCCCTATGGTTGACCATAACGCTAATGTCGATTTCCAGAACACCGCTCCGGATTCCATCGTGATGATTGAGAAGTGGGAAAGCGTTGAACATCTGAAAGCGCATCTCGCCACTCCGCACATGAAAGCGTTTAGCGAGCAGGTTAAAGATGACGTGCTGGATATGAGCATCAAAATCCTCGAAGACGGTATCTGA
- a CDS encoding NADPH quinone reductase MdaB yields the protein MSNILIINGAKKFAHSNGQLNDTLTETAEAFLRDAGHSVQVTRPDAEYDIAAEVKKFEWADTIIWQMPGWWMGAPWTVKKYIDDVFTEGHGVLYASDGRTRSDASKKYGSGGLLQGKTYMLSLTWNAPMEAFTDKEQFFHGVGVDGVYLPFHKANQFLGMDPLPTFIANDVIKMPDVPRDVAAYRKHLAEIFA from the coding sequence ATGAGCAACATCCTTATTATCAACGGTGCTAAAAAATTCGCCCACTCTAATGGCCAGCTGAACGATACCCTGACTGAAACCGCAGAAGCTTTTCTGCGCGATGCCGGCCACAGCGTGCAGGTTACTCGCCCTGATGCCGAGTACGATATTGCTGCTGAAGTAAAAAAATTCGAATGGGCCGACACTATCATCTGGCAGATGCCTGGCTGGTGGATGGGTGCACCATGGACCGTTAAAAAATATATCGACGACGTATTCACTGAAGGTCACGGTGTGCTGTATGCCAGCGATGGTCGTACCCGTTCCGATGCATCAAAAAAATACGGTTCCGGTGGCCTGTTACAGGGTAAAACCTATATGCTGTCACTGACCTGGAACGCCCCGATGGAAGCCTTTACTGATAAAGAACAGTTCTTCCACGGCGTTGGCGTTGACGGCGTTTACCTGCCGTTCCACAAAGCCAACCAGTTCCTTGGAATGGATCCGCTGCCAACCTTCATCGCAAATGACGTTATCAAAATGCCTGACGTCCCACGCGATGTGGCAGCTTATCGCAAACATTTAGCGGAAATTTTTGCTTAA
- the parC gene encoding DNA topoisomerase 4 subunit A, which produces MSELTHDGVERQPLHQFTENAYLNYSMYVIMDRALPFIGDGLKPVQRRIVYAMSELGLNASAKFKKSARTVGDVLGKYHPHGDSACYEAMVLMAQPFSYRYPLVDGQGNWGAPDDPKSFAAMRYTESRLSKYASVLLSELGQGTVDEVPNFDGTLLEPKTLPARLPNILLNGTTGIAVGMATDIPPHNLREVATAAITLLDEPKTSLDALMDIVQGPDYPTEAEIITSRSDIRKIYQTGRGSIRMRAVWTKEDGAMVITALPHQVSGAKVLEQIASQMRAKKLPMVDDLRDESDHENPTRLVVVPRSNRVDMEQVMNHLFATTDLEKSYRVNLNMIGLDGRPAVKNLLEILSEWLVFRRDTVRRRLNYRLDKVMKRLHILEGLLVAFLNIDEVIHIIREEDEPKPVLMARFGITETQAEAILELKLRHLAKLEEIKIRGEQDELAKERDQIQAILGSERRMNTLLKKELQADAEAYGDPRRSPLHEREEAKAMNEHDMLPSEPVTIVLSQMGWVRSAKGHDIDPSGLSYKAGDGYLAAARGKSNQPVVFIDSTGRSYALDPIALPSARGQGEPLTAKLTLPPGASVDRILMEADDRKLLMASDAGYGFVCTFNDLVARNKAGKAMITLPENAKVLSPLPVYHEDDMLLAVTAAGRMLMFPVADLPQLSKGKGNKIISIPASEAASGKDSLVWLTLVPANSGITVHLGKRKIKMRPEELQKVRAERGRRGTLMRGLQRIDKIEIDTPHADSEE; this is translated from the coding sequence ATGAGTGAGTTGACTCATGATGGTGTAGAGCGCCAGCCGCTCCATCAGTTTACGGAAAATGCCTATCTCAACTATTCGATGTACGTCATTATGGACCGCGCCCTGCCATTCATTGGCGACGGGCTTAAGCCGGTTCAGCGACGCATCGTATACGCGATGTCGGAGCTGGGGCTAAACGCCAGCGCTAAATTTAAAAAATCAGCCCGTACCGTTGGCGATGTGCTGGGTAAATATCACCCTCACGGCGATAGCGCATGCTACGAAGCTATGGTGCTGATGGCTCAGCCATTTTCCTATCGTTATCCGCTGGTTGATGGCCAGGGGAACTGGGGGGCGCCGGACGATCCGAAATCTTTCGCGGCAATGCGTTATACCGAATCGCGCCTGTCTAAATATGCCAGCGTCCTGCTCAGCGAGCTGGGGCAGGGGACTGTGGACGAAGTCCCTAACTTTGACGGTACGTTGCTCGAGCCAAAAACGCTGCCGGCGCGCCTGCCGAATATTCTGCTGAACGGCACCACCGGTATTGCGGTGGGTATGGCGACGGATATCCCTCCTCATAACCTGCGGGAAGTTGCTACCGCCGCCATCACGTTGCTGGATGAACCAAAAACCAGCCTTGATGCGCTGATGGATATTGTCCAGGGGCCGGATTACCCGACCGAGGCTGAGATAATCACCTCGCGCAGCGACATCCGTAAAATTTACCAGACCGGGCGCGGTTCGATTCGCATGCGTGCGGTGTGGACCAAAGAAGACGGCGCAATGGTCATTACCGCGCTGCCGCATCAGGTGTCTGGCGCTAAAGTTTTGGAGCAGATTGCCAGCCAGATGCGGGCTAAAAAGCTGCCGATGGTTGATGATCTCCGCGATGAATCTGACCATGAAAACCCAACTCGCCTGGTGGTCGTGCCACGCTCCAACCGCGTAGATATGGAGCAGGTAATGAATCACCTGTTTGCCACTACCGATTTGGAGAAAAGCTACCGGGTCAATCTCAATATGATTGGTCTGGATGGCCGCCCGGCGGTGAAAAACCTGCTGGAAATTCTCAGCGAATGGCTGGTGTTCCGCCGTGATACGGTCCGTCGCCGCCTGAACTATCGCCTCGATAAAGTGATGAAACGCCTGCATATCCTCGAAGGTTTGCTGGTGGCGTTCCTGAATATTGACGAGGTGATTCATATTATCCGTGAGGAAGATGAGCCGAAGCCGGTGCTAATGGCGCGTTTTGGGATCACCGAAACCCAGGCCGAAGCCATTCTGGAACTGAAGTTACGTCATCTGGCCAAACTCGAAGAGATTAAAATCCGCGGCGAGCAGGACGAGCTGGCAAAAGAGCGCGATCAGATTCAGGCGATCCTGGGTTCCGAGCGTCGGATGAATACGCTGCTGAAAAAAGAACTTCAGGCGGATGCCGAAGCCTATGGCGACCCGCGCCGTTCACCGCTGCATGAGCGCGAAGAAGCTAAAGCGATGAACGAGCACGACATGCTGCCGTCCGAGCCAGTGACCATCGTTCTGTCGCAGATGGGCTGGGTGCGTAGCGCTAAAGGGCATGATATCGACCCTTCAGGTTTGAGCTACAAAGCGGGCGATGGCTATCTGGCCGCCGCGCGCGGTAAGAGCAATCAGCCGGTAGTATTTATTGATTCCACCGGGCGCAGTTATGCGTTGGACCCTATCGCGTTGCCTTCCGCTCGCGGCCAGGGCGAACCGCTCACTGCGAAGCTGACGCTGCCGCCGGGTGCCAGCGTCGATCGGATCCTGATGGAAGCTGACGATCGCAAACTCCTGATGGCATCCGATGCGGGTTATGGTTTTGTATGTACCTTTAACGATCTGGTGGCGCGTAACAAGGCGGGTAAAGCCATGATCACGTTGCCAGAAAACGCGAAGGTACTGTCGCCGCTGCCGGTATATCACGAAGACGATATGCTGCTGGCCGTTACCGCAGCAGGCCGCATGCTCATGTTCCCGGTGGCTGACCTGCCGCAGCTGTCGAAGGGGAAAGGTAACAAAATCATCTCCATTCCGGCCTCTGAAGCCGCCAGCGGTAAAGACAGCCTGGTATGGCTAACCCTGGTTCCGGCCAATAGCGGTATCACCGTACATCTGGGCAAACGCAAGATTAAGATGCGTCCTGAAGAGCTGCAGAAAGTTCGCGCCGAGCGCGGACGTCGCGGTACCCTGATGCGCGGCCTGCAACGTATCGATAAAATTGAAATAGACACTCCTCACGCCGACAGTGAGGAGTAA
- a CDS encoding 1-acyl-sn-glycerol-3-phosphate acyltransferase: MLAIVRFIIVVIYSILVCLFGCIYCLFSPRNPRHVSTFGRMFGRMAPVFGLKVERRLPQGYESFGNAIYIANHQNNYDMVTAANIVLPPTVTVGKKSLVWVPFFGLLYWLTGNLLIDRDNRAKAHTTISQVVKAFQKRKISFWMFPEGTRSRGRGLLPFKTGAFHAAIAAGVPIIPVCVSNTHDKIRLNRWNNGLVIVEMLPPIDISQYGKDQVRALAVHCREVMAAKIEELDKEVAQREAAQR; the protein is encoded by the coding sequence ATGCTAGCGATTGTGCGTTTCATTATTGTTGTAATTTACTCGATTCTGGTATGTCTGTTCGGCTGTATCTATTGCCTGTTCAGCCCGCGTAATCCACGTCATGTCTCTACTTTTGGCCGTATGTTTGGCCGGATGGCACCGGTATTTGGCCTCAAAGTGGAACGACGCCTGCCGCAGGGCTATGAGTCATTTGGCAATGCTATCTATATTGCCAACCATCAAAATAACTACGATATGGTGACCGCCGCCAATATCGTGTTACCGCCAACGGTCACCGTTGGGAAAAAAAGCTTGGTGTGGGTGCCATTCTTTGGTCTGCTTTACTGGCTGACCGGTAACCTGCTGATTGACCGCGATAACCGCGCTAAAGCGCACACCACAATTTCTCAGGTTGTGAAGGCGTTCCAGAAAAGAAAAATTTCTTTCTGGATGTTCCCGGAAGGTACCCGCAGCCGTGGTCGCGGCCTGCTACCTTTTAAAACGGGCGCTTTCCATGCGGCGATTGCCGCAGGGGTGCCGATTATCCCGGTCTGTGTCTCTAATACCCATGACAAAATCCGGCTCAATCGCTGGAATAATGGCCTGGTGATCGTTGAAATGCTGCCGCCTATCGATATCAGCCAGTATGGTAAAGACCAGGTGCGGGCGCTGGCGGTACACTGCCGCGAAGTTATGGCAGCGAAAATCGAAGAACTGGATAAAGAAGTTGCGCAGCGCGAGGCCGCGCAACGATAA
- the ftsP gene encoding cell division protein FtsP, producing MSLSRRQFMQATGVALCAGALPLSARAAGAQQSLPVPPLLESRRGQPLFLTLQRAHWSFNGAPAKAQVWGLNGRYLGPTIRVWSGDDVKMIYSNRLQENVAMTVCGLQVPGPLIGGAPRMMSPNADWAPVLPIRQAAATLWYRATTPNHAAQQVYNGLCGMWLVEDEASKAMPIPNHYGVDDFPIIIQDKRLNNFGAPEYSEPGSGGFLGDTLLVNGAQSPYVEVSRGWVRLRLLNASNSRRYLLQMSDGRPLHVIASDQGFLPAPVSVKQLSLAPGERREILVDLTDGKEVSVTCGEAAGIMDRIRGFFEPSTILVSTLVLTLRPTGLLPLVTDNLPTRLLANEIVSGNPARSREIKLGDDPGINGKLWDMNRMDVTTQQGSWERWTVTADTPQALHIDGVQFLVSRVNGAAPFPEDRGWKDTVWVDGQLELLVYFGQPSWNHFPFLFSSQTLEMADRGSIGQILVNPAP from the coding sequence ATGTCACTCAGTCGGCGTCAGTTTATGCAGGCCACGGGTGTGGCGCTTTGTGCGGGAGCCTTGCCATTAAGCGCACGGGCCGCAGGCGCTCAGCAGTCTTTACCCGTTCCCCCTTTGCTGGAGTCGCGTCGTGGACAGCCGCTATTTCTGACTTTGCAGCGCGCACACTGGTCTTTCAACGGTGCGCCGGCTAAAGCACAGGTGTGGGGGCTAAATGGCCGCTACCTTGGCCCGACAATTCGGGTGTGGAGCGGCGATGACGTTAAAATGATCTATAGCAACCGTCTCCAGGAAAATGTAGCGATGACGGTGTGCGGCCTGCAGGTTCCCGGGCCGCTGATTGGTGGCGCTCCACGCATGATGTCTCCTAACGCCGATTGGGCACCTGTCCTGCCTATTCGTCAGGCCGCAGCGACCCTGTGGTATCGCGCTACGACGCCTAATCATGCCGCGCAGCAGGTTTATAACGGTCTGTGTGGGATGTGGCTGGTAGAAGATGAAGCCAGCAAAGCGATGCCAATACCTAACCATTACGGCGTGGATGATTTCCCGATTATTATTCAGGATAAACGGCTGAATAACTTTGGTGCGCCGGAATATAGCGAACCGGGCAGCGGCGGCTTCCTGGGTGATACGCTGCTGGTTAACGGGGCACAAAGTCCGTATGTAGAAGTATCGAGAGGCTGGGTGCGACTGCGTCTGCTTAATGCTTCAAACTCCCGGCGCTACCTGCTGCAAATGAGCGACGGGCGTCCGCTGCATGTTATCGCCAGTGATCAGGGCTTCCTGCCAGCGCCGGTCTCGGTTAAGCAGCTTTCCCTGGCTCCGGGCGAACGTCGCGAAATACTGGTTGATCTGACCGACGGCAAAGAGGTATCCGTTACCTGTGGGGAAGCGGCGGGCATTATGGATCGTATTCGCGGCTTCTTTGAGCCATCGACGATTCTGGTCTCAACTCTGGTGCTGACACTGCGCCCGACCGGTCTGCTGCCTTTGGTGACTGACAATCTGCCGACCCGTCTGCTGGCTAACGAAATTGTCAGCGGTAATCCAGCTCGCAGTCGTGAAATTAAGCTCGGCGACGATCCGGGTATTAACGGTAAGCTGTGGGACATGAACCGCATGGATGTGACCACTCAGCAAGGCAGCTGGGAACGCTGGACGGTTACTGCAGATACGCCGCAGGCGCTACATATCGATGGGGTTCAGTTCCTGGTCAGCCGGGTTAACGGCGCAGCGCCATTCCCAGAAGATAGAGGCTGGAAAGATACAGTGTGGGTGGATGGGCAACTGGAGCTTCTGGTCTATTTTGGTCAGCCTTCCTGGAATCATTTCCCGTTCCTGTTCTCTAGCCAGACTCTGGAAATGGCCGATCGTGGTTCTATCGGCCAGATACTGGTAAACCCGGCACCATAA
- the ygiQ gene encoding UPF0313 protein YgiQ: protein MSGTSLIQPERDLFSWPLYWASCFGPAPFLPMSREEMDTLGWDSCDIILVTGDAYVDHPSFGMAICGRMLEAQGFRVGIIAQPDWNSKQDFMRLGKPNLFFGVTAGNMDSMINRYTADRKLRHDDAYTPDNVAGKRPDRATLVYTQRCKEAWNDVPVILGGIEASLRRTAHYDYWSDTVRRSVLVDSKADMLIFGNGERPLVEVAHRLASGEPVAQIVDVRNTAIIRKQALPGWSGVDSTRLDTPGKIDPIPHPYGEDLPCADEKFRVPKNGGAKPVTVQAPRPKPWEKTYVLLPSFEKVKSDKVMYAHASRILHHETNPGCARALMQKHGDRYVWINPPAIPLSTEEMDSVFALPYQRVPHPSYGKSRLAAYEMIRFSINIMRGCFGGCAFCSITEHEGRIIQSRSEDSIINEIEAIRDEVPGFTGIISDLGGPTANMYMLRCTSPRAEQTCRRLSCVYPEICSHMNTNHQPTIDLYRRARSLRGIKKILIASGVRYDLAVADPRYIKELATHHVGGYLKIAPEHTEAGPLSKMMKPGMGSYHRFKELFDTYSKQAGKEQYLIPYFISAHPGTTDEDMVNLALWLKRHRFRLDQVQNFYPSPLANSTTMYYTGKNPLGKIDYKSEDVVVPRGDRQRRLHKALLRYHDPANWPLIREALEKMGKKELIGGRRDCLVPAPTLEEVRAARRGQRGTRTALTRHTPMGHQQQKKPVKSATAPARNRNK from the coding sequence ATGAGCGGTACCAGCCTGATTCAACCCGAGCGCGACCTTTTTTCCTGGCCTTTATATTGGGCCTCTTGCTTCGGGCCTGCCCCGTTTTTGCCCATGTCTCGCGAAGAGATGGACACACTGGGCTGGGACAGCTGCGATATCATTCTGGTTACCGGCGATGCTTATGTCGATCACCCAAGCTTTGGTATGGCTATCTGTGGCCGTATGCTGGAGGCTCAGGGATTCCGGGTGGGGATCATTGCTCAGCCGGATTGGAATAGTAAGCAAGACTTTATGCGCCTGGGCAAACCGAATCTGTTCTTTGGGGTGACGGCGGGCAACATGGATTCGATGATTAACCGCTACACCGCCGATCGCAAACTGCGCCATGATGATGCCTACACGCCGGATAACGTGGCGGGTAAGCGCCCGGATAGGGCCACCTTAGTCTATACCCAGCGCTGTAAAGAGGCATGGAACGATGTTCCGGTCATCCTTGGGGGGATTGAAGCAAGCCTGCGTCGTACCGCGCACTATGACTACTGGTCAGATACCGTGCGTCGTTCCGTTTTAGTGGATTCTAAAGCCGATATGCTTATCTTCGGTAACGGTGAGCGTCCGCTGGTGGAAGTGGCGCATCGCCTGGCGAGCGGTGAGCCGGTAGCGCAAATTGTTGACGTGCGTAACACCGCAATTATCCGCAAGCAGGCATTACCTGGCTGGTCTGGCGTTGACTCCACCCGTCTTGATACACCGGGAAAAATCGATCCTATTCCCCATCCATACGGTGAAGATCTGCCGTGCGCCGATGAAAAATTCCGGGTGCCCAAAAACGGCGGAGCAAAGCCTGTCACGGTGCAGGCTCCACGCCCTAAACCGTGGGAAAAAACCTACGTGCTGCTGCCGTCGTTTGAAAAAGTGAAAAGCGACAAGGTGATGTATGCCCATGCATCCAGGATCCTGCACCACGAAACCAACCCAGGCTGTGCCAGGGCGTTAATGCAAAAGCATGGCGATCGCTATGTCTGGATCAATCCACCGGCCATTCCGCTCTCAACTGAAGAGATGGATAGCGTGTTTGCGCTGCCTTATCAGCGCGTGCCGCACCCTTCCTATGGCAAGAGCCGTCTTGCGGCCTATGAGATGATCCGTTTCTCCATCAACATTATGCGCGGCTGTTTTGGCGGCTGCGCATTCTGTTCGATAACCGAGCACGAAGGACGCATTATTCAGAGCCGTTCTGAAGACTCCATCATTAATGAGATTGAAGCGATACGCGACGAAGTTCCGGGCTTTACCGGTATCATTTCCGATCTCGGCGGGCCGACCGCCAACATGTATATGCTGCGCTGCACCTCGCCGCGCGCCGAGCAAACCTGTCGCCGTTTGTCCTGCGTCTATCCGGAAATTTGCTCACACATGAATACCAATCACCAGCCGACTATCGATCTTTACCGCCGGGCGCGCAGCCTGCGCGGTATTAAAAAGATCCTGATAGCCTCTGGGGTACGCTACGATCTGGCGGTGGCCGATCCGCGCTATATCAAGGAGCTGGCAACGCATCATGTGGGCGGCTATCTGAAGATTGCGCCAGAGCATACCGAGGCTGGCCCCCTGTCGAAAATGATGAAACCGGGAATGGGTAGCTATCACCGCTTTAAAGAGCTGTTTGATACCTATTCAAAACAGGCTGGAAAAGAGCAATACCTGATTCCGTACTTTATCTCGGCGCATCCGGGGACAACCGATGAAGACATGGTCAACCTGGCATTATGGCTTAAACGCCATCGCTTCCGCCTCGATCAGGTGCAGAACTTCTATCCATCGCCGCTGGCTAACTCTACAACCATGTATTACACCGGCAAAAACCCACTGGGTAAGATAGATTACAAAAGCGAAGATGTGGTTGTCCCGCGCGGCGATCGGCAGCGTCGTTTGCACAAAGCTCTGCTGCGTTATCACGATCCGGCCAACTGGCCGCTGATCCGTGAAGCGCTGGAGAAAATGGGCAAGAAAGAGCTTATTGGCGGACGTCGAGATTGCCTGGTACCTGCGCCGACTCTGGAAGAGGTACGCGCTGCACGCCGTGGCCAGCGTGGTACTCGTACTGCCTTAACGCGCCATACGCCAATGGGGCATCAGCAGCAGAAAAAGCCGGTTAAAAGCGCCACGGCTCCTGCGCGCAATCGCAATAAATAA
- a CDS encoding 2,5-diketo-D-gluconate reductase A translates to MANPTLIKLQDGNLMPQLGLGVWKASHDEVITAIHKALEAGYRSIDTASAYKNEDGVGIALSESSFPREDLFITTKLWNADQQDAERALEESLSKLKLDYIDLYLMHWPVPSKDNYVDAWRAMIDLQKQGLIKSIGVCNFNIEHLQRLGDETGVLPVINQIELHPLFQQRQLNTWNANHKIQTEAWSPLAQGGEGVFDQKVIRSLADKYGKTPAQIVIRWHLDSGLVVIPKSVTPKRIVENFDVWDFRLEREELAEIARLDCGKRLGPDPETFIG, encoded by the coding sequence ATGGCCAACCCTACCCTCATCAAACTGCAAGACGGGAACCTCATGCCGCAGCTCGGGCTTGGGGTCTGGAAAGCCAGTCACGACGAAGTGATTACTGCAATTCACAAAGCGCTGGAAGCCGGATACCGGTCTATCGATACCGCCAGCGCCTACAAAAATGAAGACGGCGTCGGCATCGCGCTGAGCGAATCTTCTTTTCCGCGCGAAGATCTATTTATCACGACAAAATTATGGAATGCCGATCAGCAGGATGCCGAACGAGCGCTTGAAGAAAGCCTGAGCAAACTGAAACTGGATTACATCGATCTGTACCTGATGCACTGGCCGGTCCCTTCTAAAGATAATTATGTCGACGCCTGGCGCGCCATGATTGATCTGCAAAAACAGGGGCTGATTAAGAGTATCGGGGTCTGTAACTTCAATATTGAACACTTGCAACGTCTCGGCGATGAAACTGGCGTACTTCCGGTCATTAACCAGATTGAGCTGCACCCCCTATTCCAGCAGCGTCAGTTGAATACCTGGAACGCTAACCATAAAATTCAGACTGAAGCGTGGAGCCCTTTAGCCCAGGGTGGTGAAGGCGTTTTCGATCAGAAAGTTATCCGCAGCCTGGCGGATAAATACGGTAAGACTCCGGCTCAGATTGTGATTCGCTGGCATCTCGACAGCGGGCTGGTCGTGATTCCGAAGTCGGTCACGCCAAAACGTATCGTCGAAAACTTTGATGTCTGGGACTTCCGCCTTGAGCGTGAAGAACTGGCAGAGATTGCCCGGCTCGACTGTGGCAAACGGCTTGGGCCAGATCCGGAAACCTTTATCGGTTAA
- a CDS encoding aldehyde reductase has product MNNFNLHTPTRILFGKGAISELHNHIPAGARVMVTYGGGSVKKTGVLDQALAQLKGFEVVEFGGIEPNPSYETLMKAVALVKQEKITFLLAVGGGSVLDGTKFIAAAANYAEGVDPWEILENYGANIKSAVPLASVLTLPATGSESNSGAVISRKTTGDKRAFQSPFVQPLFAVLDPVYTYTLPPRQVANGVVDAFVHTVEQYLTYPVDAKIQDRFAEGILLTLIEDGPLALQDPENYDVRANIMWAATMALNGLIGAGVPQDWATHMLGHELTAMHGLDHAQTLAVVLPSLLNEKRQQKHAKLLQYAARVWNITSGSEEQRIDGAIAATRAFFEKMGVATRLSDYQLDGSSIPALLNKLEEHGMTALGENSDITLDVSRRIYEAAR; this is encoded by the coding sequence ATGAATAATTTCAACCTGCACACTCCAACCCGCATTTTATTCGGTAAAGGCGCTATCTCCGAACTGCATAACCATATCCCAGCCGGTGCTCGCGTCATGGTGACTTACGGCGGCGGCAGCGTTAAAAAAACCGGCGTGCTTGACCAGGCGCTGGCTCAGCTAAAAGGTTTTGAGGTCGTTGAGTTTGGTGGTATTGAGCCAAACCCTTCCTATGAAACGCTGATGAAAGCCGTTGCGCTGGTTAAACAGGAAAAAATTACTTTCCTGCTGGCCGTTGGCGGTGGTTCAGTACTGGATGGCACCAAATTTATCGCGGCAGCGGCAAATTATGCCGAAGGCGTGGATCCATGGGAAATCCTGGAAAATTACGGTGCGAACATTAAATCCGCGGTGCCTCTGGCCTCCGTGCTGACACTGCCGGCTACCGGCTCTGAAAGCAACAGCGGTGCGGTTATCTCCCGTAAAACTACTGGCGACAAACGCGCCTTCCAGTCCCCATTCGTTCAGCCCCTGTTTGCGGTACTGGATCCGGTATACACCTACACCCTGCCACCACGCCAGGTTGCTAACGGCGTAGTAGATGCCTTCGTACATACCGTTGAGCAGTACCTGACTTATCCGGTTGATGCCAAGATTCAGGATCGCTTCGCGGAAGGTATCCTGTTAACTCTTATCGAAGACGGCCCGCTTGCCCTGCAAGATCCGGAAAACTACGACGTGCGTGCCAACATCATGTGGGCGGCGACTATGGCGCTGAATGGCCTGATTGGTGCCGGCGTTCCTCAGGATTGGGCAACCCATATGCTGGGCCACGAACTGACCGCTATGCACGGTCTGGATCACGCTCAGACCCTGGCTGTCGTTCTGCCTTCTCTGCTGAATGAAAAACGCCAGCAGAAACACGCTAAGCTGCTGCAATACGCCGCTCGTGTCTGGAACATTACCAGCGGTAGTGAAGAGCAGCGTATTGATGGTGCGATTGCCGCCACCCGCGCCTTCTTCGAGAAAATGGGCGTTGCCACCCGTCTGTCTGACTACCAGCTTGACGGCAGCTCTATCCCGGCGCTGCTTAATAAATTGGAAGAACACGGCATGACCGCTCTGGGTGAAAATAGCGATATTACTCTGGACGTTAGCCGCCGCATCTATGAGGCAGCGCGCTAA
- a CDS encoding AraC family transcriptional regulator produces the protein MNRDELCHSLAQRVKVIKNNENGAGVWLPDVELFYSTAPVARTPVMYQPGIIFLFSGRKTGYINERVFHYDANNYLLLTVPLAFECETNASPEHPLAGMRININLPQLQDLIIEIGEDDAFHPAHVSSGINSAVLSDGLMCSAERLLDTLENPLDARVLGRQIIRELLYLTLLGPCGGALMALVSRQSHFSLISRVIRRIESHYTENLSIDRLASEANMSVSAFHHNFKAVTSTSPLQYLKSYRLHKARSLMLHDGVKANTAALQVGYESPSQFSREFKRYFGVTPGEDAARRRVPPLV, from the coding sequence ATGAATCGTGATGAGCTGTGTCACTCACTCGCGCAGCGAGTTAAGGTTATAAAAAATAATGAAAATGGTGCTGGTGTATGGTTGCCTGATGTAGAGCTGTTTTACAGCACGGCCCCGGTTGCCCGTACCCCGGTAATGTATCAGCCGGGTATCATTTTTCTCTTTTCTGGCAGGAAAACGGGTTATATCAACGAGCGGGTGTTTCATTACGATGCTAACAATTACCTGTTGCTAACGGTGCCGCTGGCTTTTGAGTGTGAAACTAACGCTTCACCAGAGCACCCGCTGGCAGGGATGCGGATTAACATTAATCTGCCGCAGTTGCAGGATTTGATTATCGAAATTGGTGAGGATGATGCTTTTCATCCGGCACATGTCTCCAGCGGGATTAACTCAGCTGTCTTATCCGATGGGCTGATGTGCAGCGCAGAGCGGCTGCTGGATACCCTGGAAAATCCGTTGGATGCCCGAGTGCTTGGCCGCCAGATAATCCGCGAGCTGCTGTATCTGACGCTATTGGGGCCATGCGGTGGGGCGTTAATGGCTTTGGTTAGCCGCCAGTCGCATTTCAGCCTGATAAGCCGGGTTATCCGGCGTATAGAATCACACTATACCGAGAACCTGAGTATCGACCGGCTGGCCTCAGAAGCGAATATGAGCGTCTCGGCTTTCCACCATAATTTCAAAGCCGTTACTAGCACCTCGCCGCTGCAATATCTGAAAAGCTACCGTTTGCATAAGGCCCGTTCACTGATGCTACATGACGGCGTTAAAGCTAACACCGCGGCGCTTCAAGTGGGATATGAAAGCCCCTCCCAGTTTAGCCGGGAGTTTAAGCGTTATTTTGGCGTTACTCCGGGTGAAGATGCGGCGCGTCGCCGGGTGCCACCATTGGTATAA